One segment of Pseudomonas sp. FP2196 DNA contains the following:
- a CDS encoding sarcosine oxidase subunit beta codes for MQRYSGFGLFKHSLSHHENWQRMWRTPTPKKVYDVVIVGGGGHGLATAYYLAKEHGITNVAVVEKGWLGGGNTARNTTIVRSNYLWDESAHLYEHAMKLWEGLSQDLNYNVMFSQRGVYNLCHTLQDIRDSERRVSANRLNGVDGELLNAQQVADEIPYLDCSKNTRYPVLGATVQRRGGVARHDAVAWGFARAADALGVDLIQQTEVIGFRKENGVCIGVETNKGFIGAKRVGVVTAGNSGHMAKLAGFRLPIESHPLQALVSEPIKPIIDSVIMSNAVHGYISQSDKGDLVIGAGIDGYNGYGQRGSYPVIEHTIQAIVEMFPVLSRVRMNRQWGGIVDTTPDACPIISKTPVPNMFFNCGWGTGGFKATPGSGNVFAASLAKGEMHPLAAPFSIDRFHNGALIDEHGAAAVAH; via the coding sequence ATGCAACGCTATTCGGGCTTCGGCCTCTTCAAACACTCCCTCAGCCACCACGAAAACTGGCAGCGCATGTGGCGCACACCGACGCCGAAAAAGGTCTACGACGTGGTCATCGTCGGCGGCGGCGGGCACGGTCTGGCGACCGCCTACTATCTGGCGAAAGAACACGGCATCACCAACGTGGCCGTGGTCGAGAAAGGCTGGCTGGGCGGCGGTAACACCGCGCGCAACACCACCATCGTTCGCTCCAATTATCTGTGGGACGAGTCGGCGCACCTGTACGAACACGCGATGAAATTGTGGGAAGGCCTGTCGCAGGATCTGAACTACAACGTGATGTTCTCCCAGCGTGGCGTCTACAACCTCTGCCACACCCTGCAGGACATCCGTGATTCCGAGCGTCGGGTCAGCGCCAACCGCCTCAACGGCGTCGATGGCGAACTGCTCAACGCCCAGCAAGTCGCTGACGAGATTCCGTACCTCGACTGCTCGAAGAACACTCGCTACCCGGTGCTGGGCGCCACCGTCCAGCGTCGCGGCGGCGTGGCCCGTCACGATGCCGTGGCGTGGGGCTTTGCCCGTGCCGCCGACGCCCTCGGTGTGGACTTGATCCAGCAGACTGAAGTGATCGGCTTCCGCAAGGAAAACGGCGTGTGCATCGGTGTTGAAACCAACAAGGGCTTCATCGGCGCCAAGCGCGTCGGTGTGGTGACGGCCGGTAACTCCGGGCACATGGCCAAACTCGCCGGTTTCCGTCTGCCGATCGAATCCCACCCGCTGCAAGCGCTGGTGTCCGAGCCGATCAAACCGATTATCGACAGCGTGATCATGTCCAACGCTGTGCACGGTTACATCAGCCAGTCCGACAAGGGCGACCTGGTGATCGGCGCCGGTATCGACGGCTACAACGGCTACGGCCAGCGCGGTTCGTACCCGGTGATCGAGCACACCATCCAGGCCATCGTCGAGATGTTCCCGGTGCTGTCGCGGGTGCGCATGAACCGTCAGTGGGGCGGCATCGTCGATACCACGCCGGATGCCTGCCCGATCATTTCGAAAACCCCGGTACCGAACATGTTCTTCAACTGCGGTTGGGGCACCGGCGGCTTCAAGGCCACACCTGGCTCGGGCAACGTGTTTGCCGCGAGTCTGGCCAAGGGTGAAATGCACCCGTTGGCTGCACCTTTCTCCATCGACCGTTTCCACAACGGTGCGTTGATCGATGAACACGGCGCTGCTGCGGTTGCCCACTAA
- a CDS encoding sarcosine oxidase subunit delta, whose amino-acid sequence MLHIFCPHCGELRSEEEFHASGQAHIPRPLDPGACTDEEWGDYMFFRDNPRGLHHELWDHVAGCRQYFNVTRDTVTYEILETYKIGTKPQFTDKADTAKTATTALGEKV is encoded by the coding sequence ATGTTGCATATCTTCTGTCCTCACTGCGGCGAACTGCGCTCCGAAGAGGAATTCCACGCATCCGGTCAGGCGCACATTCCGCGCCCGCTCGATCCTGGTGCCTGCACTGATGAAGAGTGGGGCGACTACATGTTTTTCCGCGATAACCCGCGCGGTCTGCACCACGAATTGTGGGATCACGTTGCCGGTTGCCGCCAGTACTTCAACGTCACCCGCGACACCGTGACCTACGAGATTCTCGAAACCTACAAGATCGGCACCAAGCCGCAATTCACCGACAAGGCTGATACGGCGAAAACAGCCACGACGGCGCTGGGAGAGAAGGTATGA
- the glyA gene encoding serine hydroxymethyltransferase, with translation MFSKQDQIQGYDDALLAAMNAEEQRQEDHIELIASENYTSKRVMQAQGSGLTNKYAEGYPGKRYYGGCEHVDKVEALTIERAKQLFGADYANVQPHSGSSANSAVYLALIQPGDTILGMSLAHGGHLTHGAKVSSSGKLYNAVQYGINTDTGLIDYDEVERLAVESKPKMIVAGFSAYSKTLDFPRFRKIADKVGALLFVDMAHVAGLVAAGLYPNPLPYADVVTTTTHKTLRGPRGGLILAKSNEEIEKKLNAAVFPGAQGGPLMHVIAGKAVCFKEALEPGFKAYQQQVIDNAQAMASVFIKRGYDVVSGGTDNHLFLVSLIRQGLTGKDADAALGRAHITVNKNAVPNDPQSPFVTSGLRIGTPAVTTRGFKVTQCVTLAGWICDILDNLGDADVEANVAQQVSALCADFPVYR, from the coding sequence ATGTTCAGCAAGCAAGACCAGATCCAGGGTTACGACGATGCACTGCTGGCGGCGATGAATGCCGAGGAGCAACGTCAGGAAGATCACATCGAGCTGATCGCGTCGGAGAACTACACCAGCAAACGCGTGATGCAAGCGCAGGGCAGCGGCCTCACCAACAAATACGCCGAAGGCTATCCGGGCAAGCGCTACTACGGTGGTTGCGAACATGTGGATAAAGTCGAAGCGCTGACCATCGAACGTGCCAAGCAACTGTTCGGCGCCGATTACGCCAACGTCCAGCCACACTCCGGTTCTTCGGCCAACAGCGCCGTGTACCTGGCGCTGATCCAGCCGGGCGACACCATCCTCGGCATGAGCCTGGCCCACGGCGGTCACCTGACCCACGGCGCCAAAGTGTCGTCCTCGGGCAAGCTCTACAACGCCGTGCAGTACGGGATCAACACCGACACCGGGCTGATCGATTACGACGAAGTCGAGCGTCTGGCCGTTGAATCCAAGCCGAAAATGATCGTCGCCGGTTTCTCCGCTTACTCGAAGACTCTGGATTTCCCGCGCTTCCGTAAGATCGCTGACAAAGTCGGCGCGCTGCTGTTTGTCGACATGGCTCACGTCGCCGGTCTGGTCGCTGCCGGCCTGTATCCGAACCCGCTGCCGTACGCCGACGTGGTCACCACCACTACGCACAAAACCCTGCGCGGCCCACGTGGCGGTCTGATCCTGGCCAAGTCCAACGAAGAGATCGAGAAAAAGCTCAACGCTGCGGTGTTCCCTGGCGCCCAGGGCGGCCCGCTGATGCACGTCATCGCCGGTAAAGCGGTGTGCTTCAAAGAAGCGCTGGAGCCTGGCTTCAAGGCTTATCAGCAACAAGTGATCGACAACGCCCAAGCCATGGCGAGCGTATTTATCAAACGTGGCTACGATGTAGTGTCCGGCGGCACCGACAACCACTTGTTCCTGGTCAGCCTGATCCGTCAGGGCCTGACCGGCAAAGACGCCGACGCCGCCCTCGGCCGCGCGCACATCACCGTCAACAAGAACGCCGTGCCGAACGACCCGCAGTCGCCGTTTGTCACTTCCGGCCTGCGCATCGGCACCCCGGCGGTGACCACGCGTGGCTTCAAAGTGACCCAATGCGTGACGCTGGCCGGCTGGATCTGCGACATCCTCGACAACCTCGGCGATGCCGACGTCGAGGCCAATGTTGCCCAGCAGGTCTCGGCCCTGTGCGCAGACTTCCCGGTTTATCGCTGA
- a CDS encoding TraX family protein yields MHLRKRDGALDVLKWLALLSMVLDHLRYVGISADWLYVPGRLAFPWFCLAMAANLARDGVRQTEWRYLGWLLLFSAVSEIPYRLYIPDPDTFNVMPTLALGLLVARGWQDKARVSRLLGAASLLLAALFSERLMFGVFGVLLPLAMLLVIRRQWYFGLLPGLVCLAANQWRVLFDSAMFGNELAVFGLITCLIAPWLGMFLLRHARHLQPPPMRRWAYVLYPAHFFLLILVRQVAA; encoded by the coding sequence ATGCACCTGAGAAAACGTGACGGCGCGCTGGATGTGCTGAAGTGGCTGGCGCTGCTGAGTATGGTGCTCGATCATCTGCGATATGTCGGGATCAGCGCCGATTGGCTTTACGTGCCAGGGCGGTTGGCGTTTCCGTGGTTCTGTCTGGCGATGGCGGCGAATCTTGCCCGGGATGGCGTGCGCCAGACTGAGTGGCGCTATTTGGGGTGGTTGCTGTTGTTCAGCGCCGTCAGCGAAATTCCCTATCGCTTGTACATTCCTGATCCCGACACCTTCAACGTGATGCCCACGCTGGCGCTGGGTTTGCTGGTGGCGCGGGGTTGGCAGGATAAAGCGCGGGTTTCGCGACTGCTCGGCGCAGCGAGCCTGCTGCTGGCAGCGCTGTTCTCGGAGCGACTGATGTTTGGTGTTTTCGGCGTGTTGCTGCCGTTGGCGATGCTGCTGGTGATTCGTCGTCAGTGGTATTTCGGGCTGTTGCCGGGACTGGTGTGTCTGGCGGCGAATCAGTGGCGGGTGTTGTTTGACTCTGCAATGTTCGGCAACGAGCTGGCGGTCTTCGGTCTTATCACCTGTCTGATTGCGCCATGGCTGGGGATGTTCCTGTTGCGACATGCGCGACATCTCCAGCCGCCGCCAATGCGGCGCTGGGCCTACGTCCTCTATCCCGCACATTTTTTCCTGCTAATACTTGTCCGCCAAGTCGCCGCCTAA
- the gbcA gene encoding glycine-betaine demethylase subunit GbcA: MDVTAKISLGDPLEPARKATAQMLQERERTFSLPQPFYSDERLFDIDMQEIFQKEWLIAGMTCEIPTKGNYITLQIGKNPIIVIRGADGVVHAFHNVCRHRGSRLCTSDKGKVAKLVCHYHQWTYELDGRLLFAGTEMGADFDMNQYGLKPVNVKTAGGYIFISLAENPPAIDDFLSTLNHYMEPYDMENTKVAITTTLMEKANWKLVLENNRECYHCNASHPELLKTLLEWDDVTDPRADQAFKDHVAASAAAWEAEKIPYAHASFGLRNRIVRMPLLKGTVSMTLDGKQGCAKLMGRIKNPDLGSMRILHLPHSWNHCMGDHIIVFTVWPISAQETMVTTKWLVHKDAVEGVDYDVERMRQVWDATNDQDRRLAEENQRGINSTAYQPGPYSKTYEFGVVNFVDWYSERMLNNLGAEPAPYLKGVPVQG; encoded by the coding sequence ATGGACGTCACCGCAAAAATCAGCCTGGGCGATCCGCTGGAACCCGCACGCAAGGCCACCGCCCAAATGCTCCAGGAGCGCGAGCGCACCTTCTCGCTGCCACAACCGTTCTACAGTGACGAGCGGCTGTTCGATATCGACATGCAGGAGATCTTCCAGAAAGAGTGGTTGATCGCCGGCATGACCTGCGAGATCCCGACCAAGGGCAACTACATCACCCTGCAGATCGGCAAAAATCCGATCATCGTCATTCGTGGCGCCGACGGTGTCGTCCATGCGTTCCACAACGTCTGCCGCCACCGTGGCTCGCGCCTGTGCACCAGCGACAAGGGCAAGGTCGCCAAACTGGTCTGCCACTACCACCAGTGGACGTACGAGCTGGACGGCCGCCTGCTGTTCGCCGGCACCGAGATGGGTGCCGACTTCGACATGAACCAGTACGGCCTCAAGCCGGTGAACGTGAAGACCGCCGGCGGCTACATCTTTATCAGCCTGGCGGAGAACCCGCCGGCCATCGATGACTTCCTGTCGACGCTGAACCATTACATGGAACCGTACGACATGGAGAACACCAAGGTGGCGATCACCACCACCTTGATGGAAAAGGCCAACTGGAAACTGGTGTTGGAAAACAACCGCGAGTGCTACCACTGCAACGCGTCGCACCCGGAACTGTTGAAAACCCTGCTGGAGTGGGACGACGTCACCGACCCCCGCGCCGATCAGGCGTTCAAGGACCACGTCGCCGCCTCCGCCGCAGCGTGGGAAGCCGAGAAGATTCCTTACGCCCACGCCAGTTTTGGCCTGCGCAACCGCATTGTGCGCATGCCGCTACTCAAGGGCACCGTGTCGATGACCCTCGACGGCAAACAGGGCTGCGCGAAACTGATGGGCCGGATCAAAAACCCGGATCTGGGTTCGATGCGCATCCTGCACCTGCCGCACTCGTGGAACCACTGCATGGGCGATCACATCATCGTCTTCACCGTGTGGCCGATCAGCGCCCAGGAAACCATGGTCACCACCAAATGGCTGGTGCACAAGGATGCCGTGGAAGGCGTTGATTACGACGTCGAGCGCATGCGCCAGGTGTGGGACGCGACCAACGATCAGGACCGGCGTCTGGCGGAAGAGAACCAGCGCGGGATCAACTCCACCGCATATCAGCCTGGGCCGTACTCGAAGACTTATGAGTTTGGCGTGGTCAACTTTGTGGATTGGTACAGCGAGCGCATGCTGAACAACCTGGGCGCAGAGCCTGCGCCTTACCTCAAAGGTGTGCCTGTTCAGGGCTAA
- a CDS encoding NAD(P)-dependent oxidoreductase translates to MSLQGKTLFITGASRGIGREIALRAARDGANIVIAAKSAEPHPKLPGTIHSVAQEVEAAGGKALALQLDVRDEEAVRQALAQANEHFGGIDALVNNAGAIKLTGVQHIELKRFDLMHQINTRAVLLCSQAALPYLKKSAGHILNLSPPLNLATKWFAQYSPYTVTKYGMSMLTLGMSEEFANYGISVNSLWPQTMIATAAIEFQLGNRESFKHARTPEIMADAAHVILRSSGRQMTGRLLIDEEILRESGETEFDHYRFEPDSDATLMPDLFVD, encoded by the coding sequence ATGTCGTTACAAGGCAAAACCCTGTTCATCACCGGCGCCAGCCGTGGCATCGGCCGTGAGATTGCGCTGCGCGCCGCCAGGGACGGGGCCAATATCGTCATCGCGGCGAAAAGCGCCGAACCGCATCCCAAGTTGCCCGGCACCATCCACAGCGTCGCGCAGGAAGTCGAAGCCGCCGGCGGCAAGGCCTTGGCGCTGCAACTGGATGTGCGTGATGAAGAGGCGGTACGCCAGGCGCTGGCGCAGGCCAACGAGCACTTCGGCGGCATCGATGCGCTGGTGAACAACGCCGGGGCGATCAAGCTGACCGGTGTGCAGCACATCGAACTCAAGCGTTTCGACCTGATGCACCAGATCAACACCCGCGCGGTGCTGCTGTGCAGCCAGGCCGCCCTGCCCTATCTGAAAAAGTCCGCCGGGCACATTCTCAATCTGTCACCACCACTGAATCTGGCGACCAAGTGGTTCGCTCAGTACAGCCCTTACACCGTGACCAAGTACGGCATGAGCATGTTGACGCTGGGGATGAGCGAGGAATTCGCCAATTACGGCATCAGCGTCAATTCGCTGTGGCCGCAGACGATGATTGCCACGGCAGCCATCGAGTTTCAGTTGGGCAATCGTGAGTCGTTCAAGCATGCGCGCACGCCCGAGATCATGGCGGATGCGGCGCATGTGATTTTGCGTAGCAGCGGGCGGCAGATGACTGGGCGGTTGCTGATCGATGAGGAGATTTTGCGCGAGAGCGGCGAGACTGAATTCGATCATTACCGCTTCGAGCCGGACAGCGACGCAACCCTGATGCCCGACCTGTTTGTGGATTGA
- a CDS encoding sarcosine oxidase subunit alpha: MSQTNRLSNGGRIDRNKVLSFTFNGQTYKGFEGDSLAAALIANGVDIIGRSFKYSRPRGIFAAGAEEPNAVLQIGATEATQIPNVRATQQALYQGLVATSTNGWPNVNNDMMGILGKVGGKLMPPGFYYKTFMYPQSFWMTYEKYIRKAAGLGRSPTEVDPDTYDYMNQHCDVLIVGAGPAGLAAALAAARSGARVILADEQEEFGGSLLDSRESLDGKPAMDWVASVIAELKDTPDVLLLPRATVNGYHDHNFLTIHERLTDHLGDRAPIGQVRQRIHRVRAKRVVLATGACERPLVYGNNDVPGNMLAGAVSTYVRRYGVAPGKKLVLSTNNDHAYRVALDWLDASLQVVAIADARSNPRGALVEEARAKGIRILTGSAVIEARGSKRVTAARIAAIDVKAHAVTSPGEWLDCDVVASSGGYSPVVHLASHLGGKPTWREDILGFIPGEAPQKRVCVGGINGVYGLGDSLADGFEGGVRAASEAGFAAVEGTLPKALSRLEEPTLALFQVPHEKGTARAPKQFVDLQNDVTAAAIELATREGFESVEHVKRYTALGFGTDQGKLGNVNGLAIAARSLNVTIPQMGTTMFRPNYTPVTFGAVAGRHCGHIFEPVRYTALHAWHVKSGAEFEDVGQWKRPWYFPKNGEDLHAAVKRECKAVRDSVGLLDASTLGKIDIQGPDAREFLNRVYTNAWTKLDVGKARYGLMCKEDGMVFDDGVTACLADNHFVMTTTTGGAARVLQWLELYHQTEWPDMKVYFTSVTDHWATMTLSGPNSRKLLSAVTDIDLSNEAFPFMTWKEGLVGGVPARVFRISFTGELSYEVNVQADYAMGVLEKIVEAGKPYNLTPYGTETMHVLRAEKGFIIVGQDTDGSMTPDDLNMGWCVGRTKPFSWIGQRGMNREDCVKDQRKQLVGLKPIDPTKWLPEGAQLVFNTKQAIPMTMVGHVTSSYAHNSLGYSFAMGVVKGGLKRMGERVFAPLADGSVIEAEIVSSVFFDPKGDRQNI, encoded by the coding sequence ATGAGCCAGACCAATCGCCTGTCCAACGGTGGACGGATCGACCGCAACAAAGTGCTGAGCTTCACCTTCAACGGCCAGACCTACAAAGGCTTCGAGGGTGACTCGCTGGCCGCCGCGCTGATCGCCAACGGCGTCGATATCATCGGCCGCAGCTTCAAGTATTCGCGTCCACGCGGCATCTTCGCCGCTGGCGCCGAAGAGCCGAACGCCGTGCTGCAAATCGGTGCGACCGAAGCCACGCAGATTCCGAACGTGCGCGCCACCCAACAGGCGCTGTACCAAGGTCTGGTCGCCACCAGCACCAACGGCTGGCCCAACGTCAACAACGACATGATGGGCATTCTCGGCAAGGTCGGCGGCAAGCTGATGCCGCCGGGTTTCTACTACAAAACCTTCATGTACCCGCAATCGTTCTGGATGACTTACGAGAAGTACATTCGTAAGGCCGCCGGTTTGGGCCGTTCGCCGACCGAAGTCGATCCGGACACCTACGACTACATGAACCAGCACTGCGACGTGCTGATCGTCGGCGCCGGCCCAGCGGGTCTCGCGGCGGCGCTGGCGGCTGCGCGCAGTGGTGCTCGGGTGATTCTGGCTGACGAGCAGGAAGAGTTCGGCGGCAGCCTCCTTGATTCCCGCGAAAGCCTCGACGGCAAACCGGCGATGGATTGGGTTGCCAGCGTCATCGCCGAATTGAAGGACACCCCGGACGTGCTGCTGTTGCCGCGCGCCACGGTCAACGGTTACCACGACCACAACTTCCTGACCATTCACGAACGCCTCACCGATCACCTCGGCGACCGCGCACCGATCGGTCAGGTGCGTCAGCGCATTCACCGCGTTCGTGCCAAGCGTGTGGTGCTGGCGACCGGCGCTTGCGAGCGTCCGCTGGTCTACGGCAACAACGACGTGCCGGGCAACATGCTTGCCGGTGCTGTCTCGACTTACGTGCGCCGTTACGGCGTGGCGCCAGGTAAAAAACTGGTGCTGTCGACCAACAATGATCACGCCTATCGCGTGGCTCTGGATTGGCTCGACGCCAGTCTGCAAGTGGTCGCCATCGCCGACGCCCGCAGCAATCCGCGCGGTGCATTGGTGGAAGAAGCCCGCGCCAAAGGCATCCGCATTCTCACCGGCAGCGCCGTGATCGAGGCCCGTGGCAGCAAGCGCGTCACCGCTGCCCGCATCGCCGCAATTGATGTGAAGGCGCATGCCGTGACCAGCCCGGGCGAATGGCTCGACTGCGATGTGGTCGCCAGCTCCGGCGGTTACAGCCCGGTGGTTCACCTGGCCTCGCACTTGGGTGGCAAGCCGACCTGGCGCGAAGACATCCTCGGTTTCATCCCGGGCGAAGCCCCGCAGAAACGCGTGTGCGTCGGTGGCATCAACGGCGTCTACGGTCTCGGCGATTCTCTGGCCGATGGTTTTGAAGGTGGCGTGCGTGCTGCCAGTGAAGCCGGTTTCGCTGCGGTCGAAGGCACTCTGCCGAAAGCCCTGAGCCGCCTCGAAGAGCCGACGCTGGCGCTGTTCCAGGTGCCGCATGAAAAGGGCACGGCCCGCGCACCGAAGCAATTCGTCGACCTGCAAAACGACGTCACCGCCGCCGCCATCGAACTGGCGACCCGCGAAGGTTTCGAGTCGGTCGAGCACGTCAAACGCTACACCGCACTGGGCTTCGGCACCGATCAGGGCAAGCTCGGCAACGTCAACGGTCTGGCCATCGCCGCCCGTTCGCTGAACGTGACCATCCCGCAGATGGGCACCACGATGTTCCGCCCGAACTACACGCCGGTCACCTTCGGCGCCGTGGCCGGCCGTCACTGTGGGCACATCTTCGAACCGGTTCGCTACACCGCACTGCATGCCTGGCATGTGAAGAGCGGCGCCGAGTTTGAAGACGTCGGCCAGTGGAAACGCCCATGGTACTTCCCGAAAAACGGTGAAGACCTGCACGCTGCCGTGAAGCGCGAATGCAAAGCCGTGCGCGACAGCGTCGGCCTGCTCGACGCCTCGACGCTGGGCAAAATCGACATTCAAGGCCCGGATGCCCGCGAGTTCCTCAACCGCGTGTACACCAACGCCTGGACCAAGCTCGACGTGGGCAAGGCGCGTTACGGCCTGATGTGCAAAGAAGACGGCATGGTCTTCGACGACGGTGTCACGGCGTGTCTGGCCGACAACCATTTCGTCATGACCACCACCACCGGCGGCGCCGCGCGCGTGCTGCAATGGTTGGAGCTGTACCACCAGACCGAATGGCCGGACATGAAGGTGTATTTCACCTCCGTCACCGACCACTGGGCGACCATGACCCTGTCCGGCCCGAACAGCCGCAAGCTGCTCAGCGCCGTGACTGATATCGATCTGAGCAACGAAGCGTTCCCGTTCATGACCTGGAAAGAAGGTCTGGTCGGCGGTGTGCCGGCGCGGGTGTTCCGTATCTCGTTTACCGGTGAGCTGTCATACGAAGTCAACGTGCAGGCCGACTATGCGATGGGCGTGCTGGAGAAAATCGTCGAGGCCGGCAAGCCGTACAACCTGACCCCGTACGGCACTGAAACCATGCACGTGCTGCGGGCCGAGAAGGGTTTCATCATCGTCGGTCAGGACACCGACGGCTCGATGACCCCGGACGACCTGAACATGGGCTGGTGTGTAGGTCGCACCAAACCGTTCTCGTGGATCGGCCAGCGCGGCATGAACCGTGAAGACTGCGTGAAGGATCAGCGTAAGCAACTGGTCGGCTTGAAGCCGATCGACCCGACCAAATGGCTGCCGGAAGGTGCGCAACTGGTGTTCAACACCAAGCAGGCGATCCCGATGACCATGGTCGGCCACGTGACCTCCAGTTACGCGCACAACTCCCTCGGTTATTCGTTTGCCATGGGCGTGGTCAAGGGCGGTCTGAAACGCATGGGTGAGCGGGTGTTTGCGCCGCTGGCCGATGGCAGCGTGATCGAGGCAGAGATCGTTTCTTCGGTGTTCTTCGATCCGAAGGGTGATCGCCAGAACATTTGA
- the gbcB gene encoding glycine-betaine demethylase subunit GbcB gives MSNSFLNPVTTQTWANGRHIVRCVKVIQETWDVRTFCFMADQPILFFFKPGQFVTLELEIEGQPIMRSYTISSSPSVPYSFSVTIKRVPGGKVSNWLHDTLHEGQELAVHGPVGLFNAIDFPSPKVLYLSGGVGITPCMSMARWFYDTNANVDMTFIHSARSPKDIIYHRELEHMASRIDNFSLHLICEKHGLGEPWAGYRGYLNHKMLELMVPDFLEREVFCCGPTPYMNAVKRLLEVAGYDMSRYHEESFGATPPEARADAVEQAEQAADAPEIDAADLHQVEFTASGKSIRVAPGETVHAAAAKLGLMIPKACGMGICGTCKVMKLGGEVEMEHNGGITEDDEAEGFILSCCSVPKGDVRIEF, from the coding sequence ATGTCCAACAGCTTCCTGAATCCGGTCACCACCCAGACCTGGGCCAATGGCCGACACATCGTCCGTTGCGTCAAAGTCATCCAGGAAACCTGGGACGTGCGCACCTTCTGCTTTATGGCCGATCAGCCGATCCTGTTCTTCTTCAAGCCCGGGCAATTCGTCACCCTGGAGCTGGAAATCGAAGGCCAGCCGATCATGCGCTCGTACACGATTTCCAGCTCGCCGTCGGTGCCGTACAGCTTTTCGGTGACCATCAAACGCGTGCCGGGCGGCAAGGTGTCCAACTGGTTGCACGACACCCTGCATGAAGGTCAGGAGCTGGCAGTGCACGGGCCGGTCGGGCTGTTCAATGCCATCGACTTCCCGAGCCCGAAAGTCCTCTACCTCAGCGGCGGCGTGGGGATTACCCCGTGCATGTCGATGGCGCGCTGGTTCTACGACACCAACGCCAATGTCGACATGACGTTTATCCACAGCGCCCGCTCGCCGAAAGACATCATTTACCACCGCGAGCTGGAACACATGGCGTCGCGGATCGACAACTTCAGCCTGCACCTGATCTGCGAAAAGCACGGCCTGGGTGAGCCGTGGGCCGGGTATCGCGGTTATCTGAACCACAAGATGCTGGAACTGATGGTTCCGGACTTCCTTGAGCGCGAAGTGTTCTGCTGCGGCCCGACCCCGTATATGAATGCGGTCAAGCGCCTGCTGGAAGTGGCCGGTTACGACATGTCGCGTTACCACGAAGAATCCTTCGGCGCCACGCCGCCCGAGGCTCGCGCCGATGCCGTTGAGCAAGCCGAACAGGCGGCCGACGCACCGGAAATCGATGCGGCGGATCTGCATCAGGTGGAATTCACTGCGTCCGGCAAGAGCATTCGTGTGGCACCGGGCGAGACCGTGCATGCGGCGGCGGCCAAGCTTGGGCTGATGATTCCGAAAGCCTGTGGCATGGGGATTTGCGGGACATGCAAGGTGATGAAGCTGGGGGGCGAGGTGGAGATGGAGCACAACGGCGGGATTACCGAGGACGACGAGGCGGAAGGGTTTATCTTGTCGTGCTGCAGTGTGCCGAAGGGCGATGTCAGAATCGAATTCTGA
- a CDS encoding low specificity L-threonine aldolase, producing MTDKSQQFASDNYSGICPEAWAAMEQANHGHQRAYGDDEWTARAADHFRNLFETDCEVFFAFNGTAANSLALSSLCQSYHSVICSETAHVETDECGAPEFFSNGSKLLIARTENGKITPESIREVALKRQDIHYPKPRVVTLTQATEVGSVYTPEEVRAISATCKELGLHLHMDGARFSNACAFLGCSPADLTWKAGVDVLCFGGTKNGMAVGEAILFFNHKLAEDFDYRCKQAGQLASKMRFLSAPWVGILENDAWLKYARHANHCAQLLAELVSDIPGVELMFPVQANGVFLQLSEPAIAALTAKNWRFYTFIGKGGARFMCSWDTEEERVRELARDIREVMSN from the coding sequence ATGACCGACAAGAGCCAACAATTCGCCAGCGACAACTACTCCGGCATCTGCCCTGAAGCCTGGGCTGCCATGGAACAGGCCAACCACGGCCACCAACGCGCTTATGGCGACGATGAATGGACAGCGCGCGCCGCTGATCATTTCCGCAACCTGTTCGAAACCGACTGCGAAGTGTTCTTCGCCTTCAACGGCACCGCCGCCAACTCGCTGGCGCTGTCGTCGCTGTGCCAGAGTTACCACAGCGTGATCTGCTCGGAAACCGCCCACGTCGAAACCGACGAATGCGGCGCGCCGGAATTCTTCTCCAACGGCTCGAAACTGCTGATCGCCCGTACCGAAAACGGCAAGATCACACCGGAATCGATCCGCGAAGTCGCGCTCAAGCGCCAGGACATTCACTACCCGAAACCGCGTGTGGTCACGCTGACCCAAGCCACCGAAGTCGGCAGCGTCTACACCCCGGAAGAAGTCCGCGCCATCAGCGCCACCTGCAAGGAACTGGGCCTGCACCTGCACATGGACGGCGCGCGTTTCTCCAACGCCTGCGCCTTCCTCGGCTGCTCGCCGGCCGACCTGACCTGGAAGGCCGGCGTTGACGTGCTGTGCTTCGGCGGTACGAAAAACGGCATGGCGGTGGGTGAAGCGATCCTGTTCTTCAACCACAAACTGGCTGAAGACTTCGACTACCGCTGCAAACAGGCCGGGCAACTGGCGTCGAAAATGCGCTTTCTGTCGGCGCCGTGGGTCGGCATTCTCGAAAACGACGCCTGGCTCAAATACGCCCGCCACGCCAACCACTGCGCGCAGTTGCTGGCGGAGCTGGTCAGCGACATTCCGGGCGTCGAGCTGATGTTCCCGGTGCAGGCCAACGGCGTGTTCCTGCAACTCTCCGAGCCCGCCATCGCAGCCCTGACTGCGAAAAACTGGCGCTTCTATACCTTCATCGGCAAGGGCGGCGCCCGCTTCATGTGTTCGTGGGATACCGAAGAAGAACGCGTGCGCGAACTGGCGCGCGATATCCGCGAAGTCATGTCCAACTGA